The genomic window AGGAAATTACCTTTTATTTAATTTACGCTTTCACTTTTCAAGTGGCGATACAGTGTCAATTTACTGATATTTAAAATATCGCAAATCTCATTTACATTATTTTCATTGCTTTTATACAACGAAACTGCTGCTTTAGCTGTTTTTTTGGCTTCAGGACTGAGGCCCTTCTTTCGGCCACCCAAACGTCCAC from Candidatus Margulisiibacteriota bacterium includes these protein-coding regions:
- a CDS encoding helix-turn-helix domain-containing protein, with translation MGGRKKGLSPEAKKTAKAAVSLYKSNENNVNEICDILNISKLTLYRHLKSESVN